GCGCAGGTCAATGAAAATAAGCTGGCCCAGGTCTCGCCGACCGTGCACCCAGCCCATCAGTACCACGCCTTGGCCAACGTGGCTTGGCCGCAGTTCGCCGCAGTAGTGAGTGCGCTTCAATTCGCCGAGAGAATCAAGCAAGGTTTGTGGTACCTCAAGAACCCCGCCTCTGAAGAGGCGGGCTACACCTTTCGCATCGCTTTGAGGTGGTCAAGCAATTCATATTCGGATAGCTGCTTCTGTTCGCCGTCGCTCATGCGTCGGAGCGTGAATTTTTTCGCGCCCAATTCATCTTCCCCAATAATCAGCGTGTAGCGGGCGTGGAGCTTGTCGGCAAGGCCGATAGACTTCTTCAGTTTCATCTCTTCGGGCGGCAACTCGACTGTGTATGCCTCTGAGCGCAGTCGCCGCGCCAGCTTGACCGCCGGCGCATAGGCTGCGCTGCCCATCCATGCGACAAAAACATCGAGCGGCCGTGAGGCATCCACCTTCCCTGCATCCTTGATCGCGTCGATAAAGCGGTCTGTGCCCAGCGCGAAGCCAAACCCTTTGGCCGGAGGGCCTCCCAGGAGCTCAGTAAGCCCGTCATAGCGCCCGCCGCCGACGACCGCATTCTGCGCGCCCAAGACGGGGCTCGTGATCTCGAACGTCGTGCGCATGTAGTAGTCGAGGCCCCGGACAAGCCGCGGCGCAATCGTGTACGGGATTTCTCGCAGCCTGAGTTGCCGCTGGAACTCCTCGAAGTGCTCGCGGCAGGGCTGGTCGAGGTGGTCGGTGATGGCTGGCAGCTTTTTGATGATGGGTTGGTCGGCTTCGACCTTGCAGTCGAGCACGCGCAGGGGGTTCGCCTCGGCCCGGCGCTGGCAGTCGTCGCACATCTGCGACTTCACCGACTCAAGCGCGCCGCGCAACTTCTCGACATATTTCGGCCGGCAATCGCCGCAGCCAATCGAGTTCACCAGCAGCGTCCAGCGCTCGATGCCGCACTCGCCGAGCAGGACGGCGAGCATCTCCATCAGTTCAGCATCAATCGCGGGATGATCGGTCTGGCCCAGGACCTCCGCGCCAATCTGATAGAACTGCCGGTAGCGGCCCTTCTGCGGCCGCTCGCGACGAAACATCGGCCCCATATAGTAGAGCTTCACCAGCCCCGGCCAGGTGTGCATCCCATGCTCGATGTAGGCGCGGCAGACGGAGGCAGTGGCCTCGGGACGCAGTGTCAGAAGCCTTCCCTTTAGAGGGACCTCTTTAACCGACTCTTTAACAGATGTGAAAATCTCGGAGATCGCCCCCTCCTCCTCTCCAGGGAGTTCCTCTATCTCCTCAAACTCGCCGAAAATTGTTTTTCTCAGGCCGATAAAGTCCCGGAGGCGATCAAAGGGATCGAAAAAGGTGTAGAGCTCCTTGTTCACTATGTCAGTGTCGCTACCGACAGACCGCTCAAACAGCTCGGTGTGTTCAAAGATCGGCAGGCGGATTTCGCGGAAGCCGTAGGATTCAAATACGCGCCGTGTCGTCTCTTCAAACCAATTCCACAGTGCTGAGTCAGGCGGCAAAATGTCGCGCACGCCTTTGATGGCTTGGAACTTCTTCTTCACTATTTCGACTTCCCTTCGTTCCTCAGGGCAAGCCCTTCTTGCAAGTAGATCTCTTTGTAGTTCACATACCGGGCAGCGTAGCCGTCAATCGTTTCAAGGTCCTTCTCCGTCAGGCTGCGCAAGAACTTGGCCGGGACTCCGACGAAAAGACTACGGGGAGGAATTTGCGTCCCTTCCGGGACCACCGCGCCGGACGCAATGATGGAACCGCTGCCCACTTTGACGCCATTCAACAGAATCGCTCCCATGCCGATCAAGCACCTCGATTCCACCGTGCAGCCGTGAAGCACCGCTCCGTGACCGACCGTGACGCCGTCACCGACCAACAACGGATGCAAATCTTTGTACACGTGGAGGACACAACCATCCTGAATATTCGTCCGGCTGCCGATGCGGATAAAGTGCACGTCGCCCCGGACGACGGTGTTGAACCAGATACTGGAATGTTCGCCGATGATCACGTCGCCAATCACCTGCGCGCTCGACTCGACAAACGCCGTCGCAGCAATCTGCGGCACGCGTCCCTGGTAGCTGTGGATCAAATCGTCCCTTGAACGGCGGTGTAGCGGCCGCCTTCAGCGGGCATTCCCCGTCACGAAGAAAGATGCCGGCCTGAACGCCGCCGCTACCTCGCAGACAAACACGCAAAACTAGCACACGCGGGAAAGACTGACAAGGCAGGCGGAGAAAGAACTGTTCCTGAAGGTGTTTCTCACTCCATCTGGATCTGCACAAGCTGGCCGGCGCCGGTGAGGTTGATAACGCTGAGCCGGGCGGCCACCTGGCGGGCGAAAACGTAAAAACTCTTGGCGCCGTCGCCGTCTTCGCCGAAGGCAGCCACCGGACGGCCCGTGTCGCCGCCGATGCGGATGCGGGGATCAATCTCGACCTCGCCGAGGAAGGGCACGCCAAATTGCGCCGCCATGCGCTCGCCCTCGCCGTGGCCGAAGATATCAATCTTGCCGTCGCAGTGCGGGCAAGAAAAATAACTCATGTTCTCGACGATGCCAAGAATCTCCACGTTCACCTGGCGAAACATTTCGACCGCTTTGCGCACGTCCGCCAGCGCCACGATCGAAGGCGTCGTCACGATCACCGCTCCCGAGACGGGCACCGTTTGGATCAACGTGAGATGGACGTCCCCCGTTCCCGGCGGCAAGTCCACAACGAGGTAATCCAGTTCGCCCCAGGCGACGTTGCGCAGAAACTGTTGGACAACTCCGTGAAGCATCGGGCCGCGCCAGATCAGCGGCTTATCGCCGGGGTTGAGGTGGCCCATCGAAATCATCTTGACGCCGTAGGCTTCAAGCGGGGAAATGCGATTCTCGCCCACGATATGTGGCTGCTCGCTGTTCCCCATCATCAGCGGCACATTGGGGCCGTAAACGTCGCCATCCATTAAGCCCACTCGAGCGCCCATGCGCTGGAGCGCAATCGCCAGATTCACGGCCACCGTCGTCTTGCCCACGCCGCCCTTGCCGCTGGCCACCGCAAGGATGTTCCGGACACCCGTAATCGGGCCTTTGTCCCCCGCCGCTCTCCCCCGGGGCACGCTCGCATCCCATTTGACTTCCACCTGCGTTACACCCGGAATCCGACCTACCTCCGCCTGAACGTTCTTTTCGATTTCCGTCTTGAGCGGACAGGCAGGCGTGGTCAAAACGACGGTCAGTCCGACCCGCCCATCCTGAATCCTGATATCTTTCACCATGTTCAGGGTGACGATATCGCGGTGCAGTTCCGGCTCCGGCACGCGCCGGAGGGCCTCCAGCACCGCTTGTTCCGTTATGGCTTGCGCCGGCATGCAACTCTTTCTTTCTTCGAATCTCTTGCCCAACGCTTCATCGTAGAGGATTGCGTGGCAGCAATCAAGCGAGCCCCAAAAGGCCCCCGAGGCAGGTGCCTCGGGGCTCGGCGGAGAGTGTTACGCCGCGGCCCGACGGAGGCACGTGCCCTTCGGCTCCGCTCAGGACAAGCCTCGGGGCTGGGGGGTCTCTCCGCAAGACTGCGCGACTCTCCTAGATTCTCGGCAGCACAATCCCCTGCTGCTTGTCGTATTTTCCCTTTTTGTCTTTGTAGGAGATTTCGCAGACCTGGTCGGCTTCGAGGAAGAGGACCTGGCAGATGCCTTCATGAGCATAGACGCGGGCGGGTAAAGGAGAAGTATTGGAAATTTCCAGGGTGACGTACCCTTCCCATTCCGGTTCAAACGGGGTGACGTTCACGATGATGCCGCAGCGCGCGTAGGTGGATTTACCGACGCAGATCGTCAAGATGTTTCGCGGGATGCGAAAGTACTCGACCGAGCGCGCCAGGCAGAAGCTGTTCGGCGGTATCACGCAGATGTCACCCCTGTATTCGACCAAAGAGCGGGCATCGAAGTGCTTGGGATCCACGATGGTCGTATTCACATTAGTAAAAATGCGAAATTCATCGGCCACCCGGATATCGTAGCCGTAGGACGACAAGCCATAGCTGATGACGCCATTGCGAACCTGACTTTCAGCAAACGGCTCAATCATCTTCTGCTCGGTCGCCATCTTGCGAATCCACCCGTCGGATTTCAACATGGTTGCCCCACCCTTTCCCCTCTGCATCCCTTGAGTTCCGCCCTGCGTGGCCCAAATTTCATCCAGCGAGGTCGGCGTCCTGCCCTGCGGCGATGCCCCGCCGGCCTTCTCGCAAAGAATCGAATCGTGCGTTGGACGGTGCGCATCTTATTACAGCGCAAAACTGCTTGACAACCTGAAACTCGTTGCCTAGCATACCGCTTGCTTTGTCTGTCTGCTGGCAAGTAGTGAGAGGGCGACGGTGATCAAGCTCGATATCGTCAACGAAGTTGTCAACCGCACCGGGGTTACCAAAACCAAGGCCGAGATCGCCGTTGAGACTGTGTTCGGATCCATGAAGAAGGCGCTCGAAAACGGTGATCGCATCGAACTGCGCGGGTTTGGCGTTTTTAACGTCAAGCCACGCAAGACCGGCATCGGCCGCAACCCGCGCACCGGTGCTGAGGTCGCCATCCCCCCGGGCAAGGCGGTGCGCTTCAAGCCGGGTAAAGAGCTGCAAGCCCTCTAGGTGCGGTACGCATTTTTACGGGACCCGGGCGAGCATAGCCGTTTTGGCTCGCCTTTTCTTTTTGGAGAATGGTTTGGGCGATGACGGGCAGACTCCGCTTTCTCTTTTCCCCAAAGTCTCAGGGGAAAAGCGCCCCTGGCTTGTCCCGGAAGAAACTTCTTATCAGGTAACCGTCCCTCTTCGTCGCCGGCCCATTGCCCTCAACCTGTTCCTGTTCGTTCTGACACTACTCACGACCCTGTCGGTGGGCGCGGGCTTGGCCATGGCCTACGCCAGGAATCAGCCCGGCTATTCGCTCGAACTCAATCCTCTTTCGGTCCTATCGCTGCCGTTCCGCCATCCCCGGCAATTGCTGATCGGGATTCCTTTCTCGTTCACTCTTCTTGGAATCCTCATGGCGCACGAGTTGGGTCATTATTTGACCTGCCGCTATTATGGGATTGCGGCCAGTTATCCGTATTTCATCCCCTTTCCCAATATCATTGGCACGCTGGGTGCTTTCATCCGCATTCGTTCTCCGATCGTCAACCGCAAAGCGCTCTTTGACGTTGGCATTTCCGGCCCGATTGTCGGTTTCTTGTTTGCTTTGCCAGCCCTTGCCATCGCCGTCGCCTATTCCAAGATTATTCCCGGCAGCCAGTTCGACGGTGCCATCATCTTGGGGAACCCGCCCTTGTTGGTCATGCTCGCGCGTTATTTTCATCCTGATGCGGCCGTGTCCGATATTCTTCTGCATCCAGTGGGGCGAGCAGCATGGGTAGGACTGTTTGCGACGGCGCTGAATCTCCTGCCCGTTGGCCAGCTCGACGGCGGCCACATCGTCTATTCCCTGGCCGGGCGGAAACACCGCTATATCTCCTGGGTCTTTTGCCTCCTTCTGATTCTTCTCGGAACCATGTACTGGGGCGGCTGGATCAGCCTTGCGATTCTCCTGTTCTTCCTCGGGATGCGTCACCCCGCCTTGCTTGACCCTGGCCAGGAGCTCGAGGCCAGCAGGAAATGGTTGGCCATCGTAGCCCTCGCCATCTTCTTGCTCTGCTTCACTCCCGCTCCGTTCCTCGCCCGCCTGTAGCTCCATGCCCGGCCGGGTCGGCCGGCGGCGGCGTGCTCGACCGCCCGGCTCTGTTCCGCTTGAGATCGCGCCTCGAGCGCCGCTACATTAGACTCAGCGGATCAACGTCAATCAAGACTTTGTCGCTCGAGATTTCCGCCTTCTGGCAGAAAGAAAGGACGCGGTGGAGCGCTTGGATGAGAATTTTTCTTTGAAGAGCCTTCAACAAGAATTGGATGCGATAGTCGCTGCGGAGCCTGGCGATGGGGGCTGCGGCAGGGCCGAGTACCTTGATGCCCTGCTGCTCTTGCTTCTCCAGGAACTCGCTCAACCGCTGCGCCACCCGGCTCGCCTCTTCCACCCGGCGCGAACGCACCAGGATGCTGGCCAGCGCCACAAAAGGCGGATAGTGCATGATCCGCCGGTACTCCGATTCTTTTCGGTAGAATCCCTCATAGTCCTGCGCTACGCCGAACTGGATAGCATAGTGATCGGGAAAGTAGGTTTGCACAAGGACCTTCCCCGGAAGATCGCCACGACCGGCGCGGCCGGCCACCTGCGTTAATATTTGAAACGTCCTCTCGCCTGCCCGAAAATCCGGCAAGCCAAGGATCAGGTCAGCGGAAACGACGCCGACCAAGGTGACCCGCTGGAAGTCGTGGCCTTTGGCCACCATTTGTGTCCCGACCAGGATATCGAGCTTCCCCCGTGCGAACGCGGAAAGAATCGCATGGTAGCGCCGTTTGCCGCGGACACTATCGCGGTCGAGCCGGGCGATGCGAGCCAGCGGAAAACGTTCCCGCAAACGTTCCTCCACCCGCTCAGCCCCTTCCCCGACAAAGTAGATATACTCGGCCTGGCACTTCGGGCAGGACTTCGGCACGGGCTTCTGAAATCCGCAGTAGTGGCAGAGCAACCGATTGCGGGCTTTGTGATAGGTGAGGGAGATGCTGCAATTCTGGCATTGAACCGCGCTGCCACACGAACGGCACAACACAAACCAGGAGTAACCGCGACGATTCATAAGGACCACCGCCTGGTTTCCGGCGGCCAGTTCAGCCTCAATCGCCTCTTCCAGGGCGCGAGAGAGCGGCGTGATGCGAGGCGAGGCGCGATATTCCTCCCGCATGTCCACAATTTCGACTTGCGCCAGGGGCCGGTCGGCGACCCGCGCCTTGAGCTGCAATAACCGATACTTGCCCAGCCCGGCGTTCATAAACGTCTCCAGCGCCGGTGTGGCCGAGCCGAGCACCACCGTCGCCCCCTCCAGCTTTCCGCGCACGACCGCTACATCTCTTCCGTTGTACTTCGGCGTCTCTTCCTGCTTGTAGCTGCTATCCTGTTCTTCGTCCACGATGATGAGTTGCAGATTCTCGACCGGCGCGAAAACAGCCGAGCGCGTCCCCACCGCCACTCGGGCTTCGCCCCGCCGCAACCGCCACCACTCTTCCCCCCGCGCCGACTCCGGCATGGCGCTGTGCAGCACGGCCACCGTCGGCCCCAGTTTCGCGCGCAGCAGCCTGGCGGCCGCCGGCGTCAATGCGATCTCCGGCACCATCAACAGCGCTGTCCCTCCTCGCTCCAGAGCCATCTGGATCGCCCGCAAATATACCTCGGTCTTGCCGCTGCCGGTGACGCCATAAAGCAAGCTGGTGGCGAATTCCCGTCGTTCCAGCATTTGTCCGATCGCCTCGACCGCCGCCTGCTGGTCAGCATTCAAGATATTGGCTGACGGATCGAAGTCGAATTCAAGCGGTTCAGCTTCTGGCACGATCGGCTCCTGCCAGGCAGACAGCCAACCCGCCCGCACCAGCCGCGCCACCGCGCTGCGCTTCACCCCCGTTGCCGCCATCAAGTCTCGCCGGGCGGCTGGGCCGCGCCCGCCGCGAAAGTATTCACCAACCGTCGCCGCCGCGCCGCCAAGCAGAGCGGAATCTTTACCGGCGCCGATCCAGGCAACGACCATCTCCGTCCTGGCTTTTCTGCGCCGCACCACTTCCCGCTGCTCAATCGCTCCCACCCGAATCAAACGCGGCAGCAATTCCCCGGCTGTAGCAATCCTCGTTTGCGCCTGTTGAAGGCTCATCCCGTCTTTTCGAGACGAGAGCGCCTCCAGCAAAGCCAACTCGGCACGGGGGCGATCCCCAACCTCTGCCATTCGGAGCCGTTCGATCCGTTCGCATCCAGCTTCCGTTAAGCGCAAGAGGCGCCTTATCCGCAGCTCTGCCGGAAGAGGCAGCATGGCCTCGAATACCTCTCCGGGCGGAGCAAGATAGTACTCCGCAATCCACTGGCCAAGCCGGAGCAGGGTCGGCGTCAGGATCGGGCTGGCATCGAGAACCTCAGCGATTTCCTTGATCGGTGTCCGCTTGGGAATCTCGGCGCTCAGTCCAACGAGCATCCCGACCAGGGAGCGATTCCGGAACGGTACGTGGACGCGGCAGCCGGGTTGCGCCAGCGGAATCCAACTTGGCGGCACGCGATAAGTAAAGGTGGTCGGCAGGGGCACCGGCACGGCCACGTTGCAATAGACTTCTTCGGCCATGGCCGAACCTATCCTTCGGTGGAGTTTAGGGCCGCCCCTTCCGGTGAGCTGCCGGCAGGCTTCTTTCCTGGGAGCCCGAGGTGGGCAATGATCTTCTTGAGGTCTGTCCAGACCTCGCCCTTGGCGTTTGGGTTCCGCAAAAGGTACGCGGGATGAAAGGTTGCCATGAGTTTTGCGCCGCGATAATCCATAAACTGGCCGCGGACTTTGGAGATGCCGACCGTGGTGCCCAGCAAAGTTTGGAAGGCAACGTTGCCGAGGCAGCAGATTACCTTCGGCCTGATGGCGTCGAGTTGGCGAAGCAAAAACGGTGAGCACGTCGCAATTTCGTCCTTCTCCGGCGTTCGGTTCTCCGGCGGACGGCACTTGATGATGTTGCAAATGTAAACGTCCTCGCGCTTCAACCCCATGGCCTGGATCATCTGGGTGAGGAGCTGGCCCGCCCGCCCCACGAAAGGGAGTCCTTGCGCGTCTTCTTCGGCCCCGGGCCCTTCTCCGATGAAGACCAGTTCGGCCCGCGGATTGCCCACGCCAAAGACAATGGTGTGGCGATGGGAGCAAAGCCGGCACCGGTGGCAGTCGCCCAGCTCTTCCCGGATTTGTTCGAGCGTCTCCCCCGCGTGGGACTCCACTTGATCAAAGAGAGAGGGCACGAGGGCGGGGAGTTGAAACGGCTCCTGCTCGGCGCCTGGCGCGCTTTGGGAAAAAGTGTCGGGTGGCAAAACCGGCTCCCCGGCGACTGGCGCCGGCGAAACGGGCACTTCGGCTCGCCCACGGGGTTGCCGATCCAGATAAAAGGGGCCGAGGCTCATGTCATCGAAGAACTTCAACCATTCTTCGAGCATCAAGCGCGTGGGGGCAGGCATCAGGCTCCGTTGCGGAGGCGTAGAACCTCGTCCAGGATGCGATTGGCAATCTCGAATTTGCCGGATTTCGGAAGCTCCGTCTGGCGGTGGTCCCGCGCCAAGAGCGTCACAGTATTGGTCTCGCTGTCAAACCCGGCACCGTCCTGAGTTACATCATTGGCGACGATCAGATCCAGCCTTTTTTCAACCAATTTCTTCCGCGCATTGCCGAGCAGATTCTCTGTTTCTGCGGCAAAGCCGACAATGGTCTGTTTGCCTTTCTTTTTTCCCACCTCGGCCACGATATCCGCCGTCAGCTCAAGCTCCAGGCTGAATTTCTCCGCGCCGCGCTTCATTTTTTGCTTCTGCCGGGCCGATGGCCGGTAGTCGGCGACCGCTGCCGCCTTGATGACCACGCTGGCCCTCTCCAGGCAACCTAGCACCGCCCGCTGCATCTCCTCGCTCGAACGGACAGAAATGAATTCCACGTCGGGCGGCGGCGCAAGATGCGTGGGGCCGCTTACCAGGATCACTTTGGCGCCCCGTCGCCGGGCGGCTTCCGCCACCGCATAGCCCATTCTCCCGGATGAACGATTGCTGATGAACCGGATGGGATCAATGTCTTCGATGGTTGGCCCGGCAGTGACGAGTACCGTCTCCCCTTGGAAATCGTGCTTGATGCCGAGCACGGCTGAGACCCGGGCGGCAATCGCTTCCCCGCTGGCCAATCTTCCGGGGCCGGTCATGCCGCAGGCCAGGTAGCCTTCGTCAGGCTCAACGACATGAACACCGCGAGCCGCGAGGGCGCGTAGATTCTCCTGCACCGCCGCGTGTTCCCACATGTTCACGTTCATCGCCGGGGCAACAATGACCGGGGCCTTGGTGGCCAGGTAGAGCGTCGTGAGGAAGTCGTCGGCGATGCCGTGGGCAAGCTTTCCCAGAAGGTTGGCGGTTGCCGGAGCGATCACCAGCGCGTCAATGGATTGGGCGACGGCGATGTGTTCGATCGCGCTCTCGACGTTCGCAGGCCTTGCCGTGTCTCCGAACATTTCGGTGATTACTTTCTGCCCGGTGATGGCGGCAAACGTAAGCGGGGTAATAAATTCCTGAGCGCTGCGGGTCAGGATGACCTGAACTTCCATTCGCTCCTGTTGCAGCCGCCGGACCAATTCTGCCGCCTTGTACGCGGCGATACAGCCGCTGATGCCGAGCGCGATCTTCATCTTGCGTCTCCTGCCTCACTTCTCCGACCGTTTTCGTTTGCCATCTTTGCCCGATCCGTCTGGAAGCTCCGGCACCTCATACTGTAGCAAACCCTTGTCCAGTTCCTCCATCGCTATGCGGGTGGACTTGTGGGAGCGCGGGTGCTCAAGCAGCGCCCGGGCCCCGCCTTGCAGTTGCCGGGCACGACGCGACGCAATTACGACGTATCCGAACTGGCTCTCGGGCTTCTCCGTCATCGGCGTTCACTATCCTCCAAAGGTTTCCAAAATCTTTTGAATCCGGCCGGTGTTCTGCTCCCGGCTGGCCGTTTCGAGCTGCCTGCCGCTCCGCACCGCATTGGCTATGGCCATGACCTCATCGGCGGCGCGCGTCAGCTCGTCATTCACCACGATATAGTCATAATCCTGCCACCGCCGCATCTCCTGCCGGGCGGTCTCCAGCCGGCGAGCGATGGCGGCGTCGCTATCCTTGCCGCGGCCCCGGAGGCGCTCTTCCAGCACCTGGCGCGAAGGCGGTGCGATGAAAACGGCAATTGCCGATGGGCCAATCTTCTTTTTTACCTGTTCGGCGCCTTGCACGTCAATTTCCAAGACAAGGTCTTCCCCGGCCACTCGAGCTGCTTCCAGCTCCGACTTCGGCGTTCCGTAGAAATTTCCAAATACCTCAGCCCACTCGATGAACTCCTCGCGGTCACGCATCAACTGAAATGTGCGCCCATCGACAAAACGATACCACTCGCCTTCCTGTTCGCCGGAACGCGGCGTACGAGTAGTAACCGAGACCGACAGGCGCATCCGCGGCAATTGGAGCAACTTTTCTACCAGAGTCGATTTGCCGCATCCGGAAGGGCCAGAGATGATAAAAACTCGGAACGCGTCAGCGCTGGCCATGGTCGCTTTATTCCACGTTCTGCACCTGTTCGCGGAGTTTTTCAATCTCCGCTTTGAGTTGGAGGCCAAGGTCGGTGATAGCGATCCCGTCCGCTTCCACCCCGGGCGACTTGGCCATGAGCGTGTTCGCCTCGCGCTGCATCTCTTGCAACAAAAAATCGAGCTTCTTGCCCATTTCCCCCCCGGTCGAAATCATCTGCTCAAACTGCCCAATATGGCTGCGAAGACGGGTGACTTCCTCGGTGATGTCACTCCGTTCGGCCAGGATGGCGGCTTCCTGAGTGATGCGAGAGGGTTCAGGCGCGACTGAAACGAGCAGCTTTTGCAGACGATTTTGAAGCAACTGGAAATATTGGGGTTGGGCCTTACGATTCAATGCTTCCAACTTCGCCGCCACTTCCTGTATCTTTTGGGCGCGTTGTCCCAGTTCCTTGGCCAGAGCTTGTCCTTCCTGGGTTCGCATCTCGTCCAGCCGGGCAATCGCTTCCGCCAGACAGCGCTCCACTGCGCCCGAGATGGTCCGACGGGTTTCTTCGTCCACCGGGCCGTGTTCGCTGGCGAGCACGCCGGGCAAACGCAGCAGCTCAGCCGGATTGGGTGAGCTGTCGAATGAATATTCTCGCCGAAGCTCGCGCACAAGACTCACATAGCCGGTA
The sequence above is drawn from the Candidatus Acidiferrales bacterium genome and encodes:
- the gmk gene encoding guanylate kinase, translating into MASADAFRVFIISGPSGCGKSTLVEKLLQLPRMRLSVSVTTRTPRSGEQEGEWYRFVDGRTFQLMRDREEFIEWAEVFGNFYGTPKSELEAARVAGEDLVLEIDVQGAEQVKKKIGPSAIAVFIAPPSRQVLEERLRGRGKDSDAAIARRLETARQEMRRWQDYDYIVVNDELTRAADEVMAIANAVRSGRQLETASREQNTGRIQKILETFGG
- a CDS encoding YicC/YloC family endoribonuclease encodes the protein MLKSMTGYAEATLQERDWTLRLAIRSLNHRFLDLHIRLPVELEFCEPVMRQGLRDKICRGHLDVSAQISRKDMASVHVNRDALTGYVSLVRELRREYSFDSSPNPAELLRLPGVLASEHGPVDEETRRTISGAVERCLAEAIARLDEMRTQEGQALAKELGQRAQKIQEVAAKLEALNRKAQPQYFQLLQNRLQKLLVSVAPEPSRITQEAAILAERSDITEEVTRLRSHIGQFEQMISTGGEMGKKLDFLLQEMQREANTLMAKSPGVEADGIAITDLGLQLKAEIEKLREQVQNVE